A region from the Janthinobacterium agaricidamnosum genome encodes:
- a CDS encoding adenylosuccinate synthase, whose amino-acid sequence MSKKIMAKNVVVIGTQWGDEGKGKIVDWLTDHAQGVVRFQGGHNAGHTLVIGGVKTALQLIPSGIMRPGVACYIGNGVVVSVPDVLREIDKLEAVGVEVASRLKVSDAAPVILPYHTAIDLAREAKRGDAKIGTTGKGIGPAYEDKVARRAIRIADLLNEKRFAEKLAENLDYHNFVLENYLKAPKVDYQKTLDDALAYVPRLRPMVTDVSSALYKAHKAGANLLFEGAQGSLLDVDHGTYPFVTSSNCVAGNAAAGSGVGPGMLHYIMGITKAYTTRVGSGPFPSELPTDAGVGHHLAQVGHEFGTVTGRARRCGWFDAALLRRSVQINGVTGMCLTKLDVLDGIETLKLCTGYTIDGVATDIFPSGAEEAARCVPVYEEMPGWTESTVGAKSLAALPATARAYIKRIEELVGVPVDMVSTGPDREETIVLRHPFE is encoded by the coding sequence ATGTCAAAGAAAATTATGGCAAAGAACGTTGTTGTCATCGGCACCCAATGGGGCGATGAAGGTAAAGGCAAGATCGTCGATTGGTTGACCGATCACGCCCAAGGCGTGGTGCGCTTCCAGGGCGGCCACAATGCAGGCCACACGCTGGTCATCGGCGGCGTCAAAACCGCACTGCAGCTGATCCCGTCGGGCATCATGCGTCCAGGCGTCGCCTGCTACATCGGTAACGGCGTGGTCGTTTCCGTGCCGGACGTGCTGCGCGAAATCGACAAGCTCGAAGCGGTCGGCGTCGAAGTTGCCTCGCGCCTGAAAGTGTCGGACGCGGCGCCCGTGATCCTGCCTTACCACACCGCGATCGACCTGGCGCGTGAAGCCAAGCGTGGCGATGCGAAGATCGGCACCACCGGCAAGGGCATCGGCCCGGCCTACGAAGACAAAGTGGCGCGCCGCGCGATCCGTATCGCCGACCTGCTCAACGAGAAGCGCTTTGCCGAAAAGCTGGCCGAAAACCTCGATTACCACAACTTCGTGCTGGAAAACTACCTGAAGGCGCCGAAAGTCGACTATCAGAAGACCCTCGACGACGCGCTGGCCTATGTGCCGCGTCTGCGTCCGATGGTCACCGACGTGTCGAGCGCGCTGTACAAGGCGCACAAGGCCGGTGCGAATCTGCTGTTCGAAGGCGCGCAGGGTTCCCTGCTCGACGTCGACCACGGCACCTATCCGTTCGTCACCTCGTCGAACTGCGTGGCCGGCAATGCCGCCGCCGGTTCGGGCGTCGGTCCTGGCATGCTGCACTACATCATGGGCATCACCAAGGCTTACACGACGCGCGTCGGTTCCGGCCCGTTCCCGTCGGAACTGCCAACGGATGCGGGCGTTGGCCACCATCTGGCGCAAGTCGGCCATGAATTCGGCACCGTGACGGGCCGTGCCCGCCGCTGCGGCTGGTTCGACGCCGCCTTGCTGCGCCGCTCCGTGCAGATCAACGGCGTGACGGGCATGTGCCTGACCAAGCTGGATGTGCTGGACGGTATCGAAACGCTGAAACTGTGCACCGGCTACACCATCGACGGCGTGGCCACGGACATCTTCCCATCGGGCGCTGAAGAAGCCGCCCGTTGCGTGCCCGTGTACGAAGAGATGCCGGGTTGGACGGAAAGCACGGTCGGCGCGAAATCGCTGGCGGCCCTGCCTGCCACGGCGCGCGCCTACATCAAGCGCATCGAAGAACTGGTCGGCGTACCGGTGGACATGGTTTCGACCGGTCCGGATCGTGAAGAAACGATCGTGCTGCGCCACCCATTCGAGTAA
- a CDS encoding GNAT family N-acetyltransferase — MTILTTARLRLEPINESHYERMRTLNTDPEVMTYLNAGQPETEENTRAAITRITGRWAEWGYSWWALIRLDDGEMVGMACLQHLDGDKSKPHEIGWRLARTGWGQGYASEAAAAIVAHAFDVVGAPEVVAVAHPDNAASIKVMTRLGMQYVGMERHYDIDSVVYRLARP, encoded by the coding sequence ATGACCATACTGACGACGGCGCGGCTGCGCCTGGAACCGATCAACGAGAGCCACTACGAGCGCATGCGCACGCTCAACACCGATCCCGAGGTGATGACCTACCTGAACGCGGGCCAGCCCGAGACGGAAGAAAATACGCGCGCGGCCATCACGCGCATCACGGGCCGCTGGGCCGAGTGGGGCTACTCGTGGTGGGCGCTGATCCGCCTCGATGACGGCGAGATGGTGGGCATGGCCTGCCTGCAGCATCTCGATGGCGACAAAAGCAAACCGCATGAAATCGGCTGGCGCCTGGCGCGCACGGGCTGGGGGCAGGGCTATGCCAGCGAGGCGGCGGCCGCCATCGTCGCGCATGCGTTCGACGTCGTCGGCGCGCCGGAAGTGGTGGCCGTGGCCCATCCCGACAACGCCGCCTCGATCAAGGTCATGACGCGCCTGGGCATGCAATATGTGGGCATGGAACGTCATTACGATATCGACAGCGTCGTCTACCGCCTGGCGCGCCCATGA
- a CDS encoding phosphoribosyltransferase, with the protein MTTPQSNDQHLWVNWEEYHRLIERLALKVYESGWKFDQVLCLARGGVRPGDVFSRIFDLPLAILSTSSYREDAGTVRGDLDIAKYMTMTKGPLAGRILLVDDLADSGVTLDKVTRHLKENFPDVTEVKSAVIWLKGCSVVRPDYFLDELPHNPWIHQPFEDYDGLRPHQLAAWIKKGEAGK; encoded by the coding sequence ATGACTACCCCACAATCGAACGATCAACATCTCTGGGTCAACTGGGAAGAGTACCACCGCCTGATCGAGCGCCTGGCGCTCAAGGTCTATGAATCGGGCTGGAAATTCGACCAGGTATTGTGCCTGGCGCGCGGCGGCGTGCGTCCTGGCGACGTGTTCTCGCGCATTTTTGATTTGCCGCTGGCCATCCTGTCGACCAGCTCCTACCGCGAAGACGCGGGCACGGTGCGCGGCGACCTCGATATCGCCAAGTACATGACCATGACCAAGGGCCCGCTGGCCGGCCGCATCCTGCTGGTCGACGACCTGGCCGATTCCGGCGTCACGCTGGACAAGGTCACGCGTCACCTGAAGGAAAACTTCCCTGACGTGACCGAAGTCAAATCGGCCGTGATCTGGCTCAAGGGCTGCTCCGTCGTGCGTCCCGACTACTTCCTCGACGAACTGCCGCATAATCCGTGGATCCATCAGCCGTTCGAAGACTACGACGGCCTGCGTCCGCACCAGCTGGCGGCGTGGATCAAGAAGGGCGAAGCAGGCAAGTAA
- a CDS encoding WD40 repeat domain-containing protein gives MTAARKPLKLGCSYGVRFSPDGTRLAVLGRDLVLWDVAARQKLWRGKFIAHMSGFAFSPDGGRLAIKSTTGLLAVVDAQTGQLLLNFQNRKDGEGCGPAWSPCGQYLADGGWDGSLRLRDAQTGELLFTQAHPGEMLRAMHAIDGGRRLLVLHGVKSVDEGQVQPPDYCSVWDWPLRAGGGRKVLSLPGLKSCAPSPDGASLAALHHAGGEEFLSVYALADGRRLATVPVEAGGGTGDALRWLPDGSALGRIGKGKLLLYGWPGLCVLEQEEFTYPCALDFLPGSPLSAIGSWESGMLMELNIHKETA, from the coding sequence ATGACGGCAGCGCGCAAGCCGCTGAAGCTGGGCTGCAGCTACGGCGTGCGGTTCTCGCCCGACGGCACGCGCCTGGCGGTGCTGGGGCGCGACCTGGTCCTGTGGGACGTGGCGGCACGCCAGAAACTGTGGCGCGGCAAATTCATCGCGCACATGTCGGGCTTTGCCTTTTCGCCCGATGGGGGCCGGCTGGCCATCAAGAGCACGACGGGCCTGCTGGCCGTGGTGGATGCCCAGACGGGACAACTGCTGCTCAATTTCCAGAACAGGAAGGATGGCGAAGGCTGCGGCCCCGCGTGGTCGCCGTGCGGGCAGTATCTTGCCGATGGGGGCTGGGATGGCAGCCTGCGGCTGCGCGACGCGCAGACGGGCGAGCTGCTCTTCACGCAGGCGCATCCGGGCGAGATGCTGCGCGCCATGCACGCCATCGATGGCGGGCGGCGCTTGCTGGTCCTGCACGGCGTCAAATCGGTGGACGAGGGGCAGGTGCAGCCGCCCGACTACTGCAGCGTATGGGACTGGCCCCTGCGGGCGGGCGGCGGGCGCAAGGTGCTGTCGCTGCCAGGACTGAAGTCGTGCGCGCCATCGCCCGACGGAGCGTCCCTGGCCGCGCTGCATCACGCGGGTGGAGAGGAGTTCCTGTCGGTATATGCGCTGGCCGATGGCCGCCGGCTGGCCACGGTGCCGGTGGAGGCGGGCGGCGGCACGGGCGACGCCTTGCGCTGGCTGCCCGACGGCAGCGCGCTGGGACGCATCGGCAAGGGCAAGCTGCTGTTGTATGGCTGGCCCGGGCTCTGCGTCCTGGAGCAGGAAGAATTTACGTATCCCTGCGCGCTGGACTTTTTGCCTGGCTCGCCATTGTCCGCCATCGGCTCCTGGGAATCCGGCATGCTGATGGAGTTGAACATACACAAGGAAACCGCATGA
- the hflC gene encoding protease modulator HflC, with translation MNRIVAALIAGFIAIMLLSSTVFVVDQRKYAIVFALGEVKDEISKPGLYFKLPPPFQNVIYLDKRILTLDTPEPERFITAEKKNILVDAYVKWRIVNPKTYFRSFGGDESRARNRMSQIVKAALNDEITKRTVREVISGERGKVMQAIKAKVAAEAEAIGVGIVDVRLKRVDYVEQINNSVYERMKSERVRVANELRSTGSADSEKIRADADKQRTVILAEAYREAEKIRGEGDAKASQVYAEAFGKNPEFYKFYRSLEAYRATFKDKGDVMVVDPSSEFFKYFKGNGTAAPSKK, from the coding sequence ATGAACCGTATCGTTGCCGCCCTGATCGCGGGCTTCATCGCGATCATGCTCCTTTCCTCGACCGTGTTCGTCGTCGATCAGCGTAAATACGCCATCGTCTTCGCCCTCGGTGAAGTCAAGGACGAGATCAGCAAGCCAGGCTTGTACTTCAAGCTGCCGCCGCCGTTCCAGAACGTCATCTACCTGGACAAGCGTATCCTGACGCTCGATACGCCGGAACCGGAACGCTTCATCACGGCCGAGAAGAAGAATATCCTCGTCGACGCGTATGTGAAGTGGCGCATCGTCAATCCGAAGACCTATTTCCGCAGCTTCGGCGGCGATGAAAGCCGTGCGCGCAACCGCATGTCGCAAATCGTCAAGGCGGCGCTGAACGATGAAATCACCAAGCGCACGGTGCGCGAAGTGATCTCGGGCGAGCGTGGCAAGGTGATGCAGGCGATCAAGGCCAAGGTGGCGGCCGAGGCCGAGGCTATCGGCGTAGGCATCGTCGACGTGCGCCTGAAGCGCGTCGATTACGTCGAGCAGATCAACAACTCCGTGTACGAGCGCATGAAGTCCGAGCGCGTGCGCGTGGCCAATGAACTGCGTTCGACCGGTTCGGCCGACTCCGAGAAGATCCGCGCCGACGCCGACAAGCAGCGCACGGTGATCCTGGCCGAAGCGTATCGCGAAGCCGAGAAGATCCGCGGCGAGGGCGATGCCAAGGCGTCGCAGGTGTATGCGGAAGCGTTTGGCAAGAATCCGGAGTTCTACAAGTTTTACCGCAGCCTGGAAGCTTACCGCGCCACGTTCAAGGACAAGGGCGACGTGATGGTGGTCGATCCGAGTTCGGAATTCTTCAAGTACTTCAAGGGTAACGGCACGGCCGCTCCGTCCAAGAAGTAA
- a CDS encoding ATP phosphoribosyltransferase regulatory subunit has translation MPNWLLPENIADVLPSEARKIEELRRLMLDNFRLYGYELVMPPLLEYLESLMTGAGKDTDLRTFKLVDQLSGRMLGLRADMTTQVARIDAHLLNRATVTRLCYAGSVLHTRPSGLHATREPLQIGAEIYGHAGLEADAEIQELALASLALAGFDSVRLDLSHVGLLRAIIAQDAAAGRDEAALYALLRAKDAPGLRAVTASYDAVTRDALLALPNLYGDIDVLARAREVLPPLPGVLKALAELAALAGSALGRAEVAIDLADLRGYQYESGAMFALYVPGLPNAVARGGRYDHVGEAFGRARPATGFSLDLRELARLLPTAERKHSIRAPWGSAPELKEKIAELRKAGEVVIQSMPGHSNEQDEFECDRVLVLADNGSSWILKNLG, from the coding sequence ATGCCGAATTGGCTTTTGCCCGAAAATATTGCCGATGTTCTGCCGTCGGAAGCGCGCAAGATCGAAGAGCTGCGCCGCCTCATGCTGGATAATTTCCGTCTGTACGGATATGAACTGGTGATGCCGCCGCTGCTCGAGTATCTGGAATCGCTGATGACCGGCGCTGGCAAGGATACCGACCTGCGCACGTTCAAACTGGTCGACCAGCTGTCGGGCCGCATGCTCGGCCTGCGCGCCGACATGACGACGCAAGTGGCGCGTATCGACGCCCACCTGCTCAACCGTGCCACCGTCACCCGCCTGTGCTACGCCGGCAGCGTGCTGCATACCCGTCCGTCGGGCCTGCACGCCACCCGCGAACCGCTGCAGATCGGCGCCGAAATCTATGGCCACGCCGGCCTGGAAGCGGATGCCGAGATCCAGGAACTGGCGCTCGCTTCGCTGGCACTGGCCGGTTTCGACAGCGTGCGCCTGGATCTGTCGCACGTCGGCCTGTTGCGCGCTATCATTGCGCAAGACGCCGCCGCCGGGCGCGACGAAGCTGCGCTGTACGCCTTGCTGCGCGCGAAAGATGCGCCGGGCCTGCGTGCCGTGACCGCATCCTACGATGCCGTCACGCGCGATGCGCTGCTGGCCTTGCCGAACCTGTACGGCGACATCGACGTGCTGGCGCGTGCGCGCGAAGTGCTGCCGCCGCTGCCGGGCGTGCTCAAGGCGCTGGCCGAACTGGCCGCGTTGGCAGGATCCGCGCTGGGCCGCGCCGAAGTGGCGATCGACCTGGCCGACCTGCGCGGCTACCAATATGAAAGCGGCGCGATGTTTGCGCTGTATGTACCAGGCTTGCCGAACGCGGTTGCGCGCGGCGGCCGTTATGACCACGTCGGCGAAGCGTTCGGCCGGGCACGTCCCGCGACCGGCTTCTCGCTCGATTTGCGCGAACTGGCGCGCCTGTTGCCGACCGCGGAACGGAAGCATTCGATCCGCGCGCCGTGGGGCAGCGCGCCAGAATTGAAGGAAAAAATCGCCGAGTTGCGCAAGGCGGGCGAGGTCGTGATCCAGAGTATGCCGGGTCACAGTAATGAACAAGACGAGTTCGAGTGCGATCGCGTGCTGGTACTTGCCGATAATGGTAGTAGCTGGATTCTTAAAAACTTAGGTTGA